Proteins co-encoded in one Streptomyces sp. JH34 genomic window:
- a CDS encoding secondary thiamine-phosphate synthase enzyme YjbQ — MSDTFATHMLSVPTGRAETVVDLTEDCAQFLARAAHGRDGLLNVFVPHATAGIAILETGAGSDDDLLTALQTLLPADDRWRHRHGSPGHGRDHVLPALVPPHATLPVIGGRLELGTWQSVCLVDTNVDNADRQVRLSFLG, encoded by the coding sequence ATGTCCGACACCTTTGCCACCCACATGCTGAGCGTCCCCACAGGACGCGCCGAAACGGTCGTCGACCTGACTGAGGATTGCGCACAGTTCCTCGCCCGCGCCGCACATGGCAGGGACGGCCTGCTCAACGTCTTCGTACCCCACGCCACCGCCGGAATCGCGATCCTGGAGACCGGGGCCGGCAGTGACGACGACCTCCTCACCGCCCTGCAGACCCTGCTCCCCGCCGACGACCGCTGGCGCCACCGCCACGGGAGCCCCGGCCACGGCCGTGACCACGTACTTCCGGCACTCGTACCCCCGCACGCCACGCTGCCGGTGATCGGAGGGAGGCTGGAGCTGGGGACGTGGCAGTCGGTGTGCCTGGTGGACACGAACGTCGATAACGCGGACCGTCAGGTGCGGCTGAGCTTCCTAGGTTAG
- a CDS encoding spore-associated protein A produces the protein MRPSLRRTVTGGALSMTFLGAGLVTAPSAAAAAAYNGACGTGYSVVNSAAVGTRGMTYLTYSAATGKNCIVTIRNTPGAGVYIYAGFQLADQGDTAVDDHGTYTSYAGPVYISGKGACIDWSGAIGPAPEQYVIRYATNCG, from the coding sequence ATGCGTCCCTCCCTGCGGCGTACGGTCACCGGTGGAGCTCTCTCGATGACGTTCTTGGGGGCCGGTCTCGTCACAGCGCCCTCGGCCGCCGCGGCGGCGGCATACAACGGCGCCTGCGGAACCGGGTACTCCGTCGTCAACTCGGCCGCGGTGGGCACAAGGGGGATGACGTACCTGACCTACAGCGCGGCCACCGGGAAGAACTGCATCGTCACCATCCGCAACACGCCGGGTGCGGGCGTCTACATCTACGCGGGATTCCAGCTCGCCGATCAGGGAGACACCGCCGTGGACGATCACGGCACGTACACCAGCTACGCGGGCCCCGTGTACATCAGTGGCAAGGGGGCCTGCATCGACTGGTCCGGCGCGATCGGCCCCGCCCCCGAGCAGTACGTCATCCGGTACGCGACGAACTGCGGCTGA
- a CDS encoding NAD(P)-binding domain-containing protein — MNNSGTRELDVVVIGAGQAGLSAAYHLRRAGLGPDREFVVLDHAPRPGGAWQFRWPSLTYGKVHGMHSLPGMELTGADDSGPSSEVIGAYFDAYEQRFGLRVHRPVEVSAVREGAGGRLLVETSEGPYATRALINATGTWDRPFWPRYPGQESFRGRQLHTANYPGPTEFAGLSVVVVGGGASGTQHLMEIAEVASETYWVTRRPPVFREGPFGEEQGRAAVAMVEERVRLGLPPQSVVSVTGLPLNDAVRRAREQGVLDRLPMFERITPDGVAWSDGRTVKADVILWATGFRAAVDHLAPLRLREPGGGIRVEDTRAVRDARVHLVGYGPSASTIGANRAGRAAVRSVTGLLDGVPA; from the coding sequence GTGAACAACTCCGGGACACGTGAGCTGGACGTGGTCGTCATCGGCGCCGGGCAGGCCGGGCTGTCCGCCGCCTACCACCTGCGTCGTGCAGGCCTGGGGCCCGACCGGGAATTCGTCGTGCTGGACCACGCTCCCCGGCCCGGCGGCGCCTGGCAGTTCCGCTGGCCCTCACTGACGTACGGCAAGGTGCACGGGATGCACTCCCTGCCCGGCATGGAACTGACCGGTGCGGATGACAGCGGGCCCTCGTCGGAGGTGATCGGCGCCTACTTCGACGCGTACGAGCAGCGCTTCGGTCTGCGGGTGCACCGCCCCGTCGAGGTGAGCGCCGTGCGCGAGGGCGCAGGTGGCCGGCTGCTCGTCGAGACCTCCGAGGGCCCGTATGCCACCCGCGCCCTCATCAACGCCACCGGCACCTGGGACCGGCCGTTCTGGCCGCGTTATCCCGGTCAGGAGAGCTTCCGCGGGCGTCAGTTGCACACCGCGAACTACCCAGGGCCCACGGAGTTCGCCGGTCTGAGCGTGGTCGTGGTCGGCGGAGGCGCGTCGGGCACCCAGCACCTGATGGAGATCGCCGAGGTGGCGTCGGAGACGTACTGGGTGACTCGGCGCCCTCCGGTGTTCCGGGAGGGGCCGTTCGGCGAGGAGCAGGGGCGGGCGGCGGTGGCCATGGTCGAGGAGCGTGTACGCCTCGGGCTGCCGCCACAGAGCGTGGTGAGCGTGACCGGGCTGCCGCTCAACGACGCCGTGCGGCGTGCGCGCGAGCAGGGAGTACTCGACCGCCTCCCCATGTTCGAACGCATCACGCCGGACGGCGTGGCCTGGTCCGACGGCCGCACGGTGAAGGCCGATGTCATCCTCTGGGCGACCGGCTTCCGGGCCGCCGTCGATCATCTCGCGCCGCTGAGACTCCGCGAGCCCGGCGGCGGCATCCGTGTCGAGGACACCCGGGCCGTGCGGGACGCGCGTGTCCATCTCGTCGGGTACGGCCCGTCCGCCAGCACGATCGGCGCCAACCGGGCGGGCCGGGCGGCGGTCCGCTCGGTGACCGGACTGCTGGACGGTGTGCCTGCCTGA
- a CDS encoding helix-turn-helix domain-containing protein: MPQPSTGFGEELRKRRLDAGLSLTTLSGAVHYSKAQLSKVERGIKAPSRDLVRLCDAVLQADGALVALAIRPVAGTPLVQTPGAIEEEEWTMQLSPDGPSWFQALGRRQVVGAGAASLMRLGMGAPGPVAPAAGAGMLEASRSLFTHYRRLGQSVEPGYLLPGLIAQTHTLRELSLHVDDGTRRDLLALGSRYAEYVGWLMQETGDEHAALWWTRRAVDLAAAGGDHALGGYALVRRALITLYQDDAAQTIALAQRAQSDTLPPRIRGLAAQREAQGHALAGDRDACLRALDRARTLLVRKEGGVETPVIGSMHLPDSVGMVTGWCLVDLGRPREAAAELDRQLALVSRDAVRTQVRYGIRRALAYASDGEIDHACAVTEPLLVGVATVRSATVTIDLRRLARLLARHPTHAAVRRLAPRLGTLTRPPTS, translated from the coding sequence GTGCCACAGCCGTCCACCGGGTTCGGCGAGGAGTTGAGAAAGCGTCGTCTGGACGCAGGACTCAGCCTCACCACACTGTCCGGCGCCGTGCACTACAGCAAGGCGCAGCTGAGCAAGGTCGAACGAGGCATCAAGGCTCCCAGCCGGGATCTCGTCCGTCTGTGCGACGCCGTCCTCCAGGCCGACGGAGCACTTGTCGCCCTGGCCATCCGACCTGTCGCGGGCACACCGCTTGTGCAGACTCCCGGCGCGATCGAAGAGGAGGAGTGGACCATGCAACTGTCACCAGATGGCCCGAGCTGGTTTCAGGCCTTAGGACGGCGACAGGTCGTGGGGGCAGGCGCCGCATCGCTGATGAGATTAGGCATGGGCGCCCCGGGACCGGTCGCCCCTGCCGCAGGTGCGGGGATGCTGGAGGCATCCCGCTCTCTGTTCACGCACTACCGGCGTCTGGGGCAGAGCGTCGAGCCCGGGTACCTACTTCCCGGCCTGATCGCCCAGACACACACACTGCGGGAACTGTCCCTGCATGTCGACGACGGCACCCGCCGGGATCTGCTGGCGCTCGGCTCCCGCTACGCCGAGTACGTGGGCTGGCTGATGCAGGAGACAGGCGACGAGCACGCGGCGCTGTGGTGGACACGGCGCGCGGTGGACCTGGCAGCCGCCGGCGGCGACCACGCACTGGGCGGCTACGCATTGGTCCGCAGAGCGCTGATCACGTTGTACCAGGATGACGCGGCACAGACGATCGCACTGGCGCAGCGGGCCCAGAGCGACACGCTGCCACCGCGGATCCGCGGGCTAGCGGCACAACGCGAGGCGCAAGGCCATGCACTGGCAGGCGATCGTGACGCCTGTCTGCGCGCCCTGGACCGGGCCCGCACGCTTCTTGTCCGCAAGGAAGGCGGCGTCGAAACTCCGGTGATCGGCAGCATGCACCTGCCAGACTCGGTCGGCATGGTCACCGGCTGGTGCCTGGTCGACCTCGGCCGTCCACGGGAGGCGGCTGCGGAACTGGACCGGCAGCTTGCCCTGGTCTCTCGGGACGCGGTCCGCACCCAGGTGCGGTACGGGATACGACGGGCTCTGGCCTATGCGTCGGACGGCGAGATCGACCACGCGTGCGCTGTGACGGAACCGCTTCTTGTCGGGGTAGCCACGGTCCGGTCCGCGACCGTCACGATCGATCTTCGGCGTCTCGCCCGTCTCCTGGCTCGGCATCCCACGCACGCTGCCGTACGCCGGCTTGCTCCGCGCCTCGGCACCTTAACGCGCCCTCCCACATCCTGA
- a CDS encoding Gfo/Idh/MocA family oxidoreductase, whose translation MNDDASQDRNPRDQDPQTTDDGSLSRRSVLRTTAGAVGVASTGIGLAAAGAGAASAAEQAPASGPLPVPARQGATMAGVRFGRRSTVRVGIVGLGNRGGGMIDLFLAVDGVRVVAVCDPVKDKAERAAAKVTAAGGPAPAVYTKGEDDYANLCARGDIDFVYVATPWDSHFEMAKTAMLNGKHVGVECPVALRLDQLWELVDLSERTRRHCMQLENCCYGRNEMRVLRMAHAGLFGDLLHGAGAYNHDLRGLMFDPDHYEGPWRRLWHTRLRGDLYPNHGFGPVANYMDVNRGDRAVSITSVGTPSLGLAAYRKEHVPAGDPSWKETYIESDRTISLVQTAKGRVIRLEHDVSTPHPYSRINSLGGTKGVFEDYPARIYLEPDHSDDEWADFGAYAEWDHWLWKEHSDPPGGHGGMDYMLVFRLMQCMRLGLAPDFDVYDAATWTAPVPLSHLSIKAKGAPQQIPDFTRGEWRKARSGVDSAQPTG comes from the coding sequence ATGAATGACGACGCATCACAGGACCGGAACCCCCGGGACCAGGACCCGCAGACCACGGACGACGGCTCGCTGAGCCGTCGTTCCGTCCTTCGCACCACAGCCGGCGCCGTGGGAGTCGCGAGCACCGGGATCGGACTCGCGGCAGCCGGCGCCGGCGCCGCATCGGCCGCGGAACAGGCCCCGGCCTCCGGCCCCCTGCCCGTTCCGGCGCGTCAGGGCGCCACCATGGCCGGGGTCCGCTTCGGCCGGCGTTCGACCGTGCGCGTCGGCATCGTGGGGCTCGGCAACCGCGGCGGCGGCATGATCGACCTCTTCCTCGCCGTCGACGGGGTGCGGGTCGTCGCCGTCTGCGATCCGGTGAAGGACAAGGCCGAGCGAGCAGCCGCGAAGGTCACGGCCGCGGGCGGGCCCGCACCCGCCGTGTACACGAAGGGGGAGGACGACTACGCGAACCTCTGCGCACGCGGGGACATCGACTTCGTCTACGTGGCGACGCCCTGGGACTCCCACTTCGAGATGGCGAAGACGGCCATGCTGAACGGCAAGCACGTCGGTGTCGAGTGCCCGGTCGCGCTGCGGCTGGACCAGCTCTGGGAGCTGGTGGACCTCTCCGAGCGGACCCGCCGCCACTGCATGCAGCTGGAGAACTGCTGTTACGGGCGCAACGAGATGCGGGTGCTGCGGATGGCACACGCAGGTCTGTTCGGTGATCTGCTGCACGGGGCGGGTGCGTACAACCACGACCTGCGGGGTCTGATGTTCGACCCGGACCACTACGAGGGCCCCTGGCGGCGGCTGTGGCACACGCGGCTGCGAGGCGACCTGTACCCCAACCACGGCTTCGGTCCGGTCGCCAACTACATGGATGTCAACCGCGGTGATCGAGCGGTCAGCATCACGAGTGTCGGCACGCCCTCGCTCGGTCTCGCCGCCTACCGCAAGGAGCACGTGCCGGCCGGGGACCCGAGCTGGAAGGAGACCTACATCGAGAGCGACCGGACGATCAGCCTCGTCCAGACCGCCAAGGGCCGGGTCATACGCCTGGAACACGACGTGTCGACGCCTCACCCCTACTCGCGGATCAACAGCCTCGGCGGCACGAAAGGGGTGTTCGAGGACTACCCGGCGCGGATCTATCTCGAACCGGATCACTCGGACGACGAGTGGGCCGACTTCGGCGCGTACGCCGAATGGGACCACTGGCTGTGGAAGGAGCACTCCGACCCGCCCGGTGGCCACGGCGGGATGGACTACATGCTGGTGTTCCGGCTGATGCAGTGCATGCGGCTCGGGCTCGCCCCGGACTTCGACGTGTACGACGCCGCCACCTGGACCGCGCCCGTTCCGCTGAGCCACCTGTCGATCAAGGCAAAGGGCGCGCCGCAGCAGATCCCCGACTTCACCCGGGGCGAGTGGAGGAAGGCGCGTTCCGGCGTCGATTCCGCGCAGCCCACCGGGTAG
- a CDS encoding ABC transporter ATP-binding protein: MKPDEPAWTPPAADPGQPPAELRRIFRLFRPYRGRLTVVGLLVGASSLVSVASPFLLREVLDIAIPQGRTGLLTLLALGMILTAVLNSVFGVLQTLISTTVGQRVMHDLRTAVYTQLQRMPLAFFTRTRTGEVQSRIANDIGGMQATVTSTATSLVSNLTSVVATVVAMLALDWRLTVVSLLLLPVFVWISRRVGRERKKITTQRQKQMAAMAATVTESLSVSGILLGRTMGRSDSLTRNFSEESERLVDLEVRSSMAGRWRMSTIGIVMAAMPAVIYWAAGLTLQSGVTAVSIGTLVAFVSLQQGLFRPAVSLLSTGVQMQTSLALFARIFEYLDLEVDITEPEKPVRLEQIRGEVAFEKVTFSYDEKSGPTLSDVDVTVPAGNSLAVVGPTGSGKSTLSYLVPRLYDVTGGRVTIDGVDVRDLDFDTLARAVGVVSQETYLFHASVAENLRFAKPDATDEEIEAATRTAQIHDHIAGLPDGYDTLVGERGYRFSGGEKQRLAIARTILRDPPVLILDEATSALDTRTEHAVQQAIDALSKGRTTLTIAHRLSTVRDADQIVVLDDGQVAERGTHDELLAQDGRYAALIRRDSHPVPGGSMTPVAT; the protein is encoded by the coding sequence ATGAAACCCGACGAACCCGCCTGGACACCTCCAGCCGCGGACCCCGGGCAGCCGCCCGCCGAGCTGCGCCGCATCTTCCGTCTCTTCCGCCCCTACCGCGGCAGACTCACCGTGGTGGGCCTGCTGGTCGGCGCCTCCTCACTGGTGTCGGTCGCCTCCCCGTTCCTGCTCCGTGAGGTCCTGGACATCGCGATCCCCCAGGGGCGCACGGGGCTCCTCACGCTGCTCGCGCTCGGCATGATCCTCACCGCCGTGCTGAACAGCGTCTTCGGCGTCCTGCAGACACTGATCTCCACGACGGTCGGGCAGCGCGTCATGCACGACCTGCGCACCGCCGTCTACACCCAGCTGCAGCGGATGCCGCTCGCCTTCTTCACCCGGACCCGCACCGGCGAGGTCCAGTCCCGCATCGCCAACGACATCGGCGGGATGCAGGCGACGGTCACCTCCACCGCGACCTCCCTGGTCTCCAACCTGACCTCCGTCGTCGCCACCGTGGTCGCCATGCTCGCCCTGGACTGGCGGCTCACGGTCGTCTCGCTGCTCCTGCTGCCCGTCTTCGTCTGGATCAGCCGCCGGGTCGGCCGCGAACGCAAGAAGATCACCACCCAGCGCCAGAAGCAGATGGCCGCGATGGCGGCCACGGTTACCGAATCGCTCTCTGTCAGCGGCATCCTGCTCGGCCGCACCATGGGCCGCTCGGACTCCCTCACCCGGAACTTCTCCGAGGAGTCGGAGCGCCTGGTCGACCTGGAAGTGCGCTCCAGCATGGCGGGTCGCTGGAGGATGTCGACCATCGGGATCGTGATGGCCGCCATGCCCGCGGTCATCTACTGGGCAGCGGGCCTCACTCTCCAGTCGGGCGTCACCGCCGTCTCCATCGGCACGCTGGTCGCCTTCGTCTCGCTCCAGCAGGGCCTGTTCCGCCCCGCCGTGAGCCTGCTCTCCACCGGCGTGCAGATGCAGACGTCCCTCGCCCTGTTCGCCCGCATCTTCGAGTACCTCGATCTCGAGGTGGACATCACCGAGCCCGAGAAGCCCGTCCGCCTGGAGCAGATCCGCGGCGAGGTGGCCTTCGAGAAGGTCACCTTCAGCTACGACGAGAAGAGCGGCCCGACCCTGAGCGACGTCGATGTGACCGTGCCCGCGGGGAACAGCCTGGCCGTCGTCGGACCCACCGGATCGGGCAAGTCCACGCTCAGCTATCTGGTCCCGAGGCTGTACGACGTCACGGGGGGCCGGGTCACGATCGACGGGGTCGATGTGCGCGACCTCGACTTCGACACCCTCGCCCGCGCCGTCGGCGTGGTCTCCCAGGAGACGTACCTCTTCCACGCCTCGGTCGCGGAGAACCTCCGCTTCGCCAAGCCGGACGCCACCGACGAGGAGATCGAGGCCGCGACCCGCACCGCGCAGATCCACGACCACATCGCGGGCCTGCCCGACGGGTACGACACCCTGGTCGGCGAACGCGGCTACCGGTTCTCGGGTGGTGAGAAGCAACGGCTGGCCATTGCCCGCACGATCCTCCGGGACCCGCCCGTGCTGATCCTCGACGAGGCGACCAGCGCTCTCGACACCCGTACGGAACACGCCGTACAGCAGGCCATCGACGCCCTGTCGAAGGGGCGCACCACGCTCACCATCGCGCACCGGCTCTCCACCGTCAGGGACGCGGACCAGATCGTCGTCCTGGACGACGGCCAGGTGGCTGAACGTGGCACGCACGACGAACTGCTCGCGCAGGACGGACGCTATGCCGCCCTGATCCGCCGCGACAGCCACCCCGTCCCCGGCGGCTCCATGACGCCGGTGGCCACGTGA
- a CDS encoding IS110 family transposase, which produces MFEIEDVGVFLGLDVGKSAHHGHGLTPAGKKVFDKPLPNSEPKLRAVFDKLTAKFGTVLVIVDQPASIGALPLAVARDTGCRVAYLPGLAMRRIADLYPGEAKTDAKDAAVIADAARTMPHTLRSLELTDEITAELTVLTGFDQDLAAEATRTSNRIRGLLTQFHPSLERVLGPRLDHQAVTWLLERHGSPAALRKAGRRRLVELIRPKAPRMAARLIDDIFDALDEQTVTVPGTGTLDIVVPSLARSLAAVHEQRRALEAQINSLLEAHPLSQVLTSMPGVGVRTAAVLLVTVGDGTNFPTAAHLASYAGLAPTTKSSGTSIHGEHAPRGGNRQLKRAMFLSAFACINADPASRTYYDKQRARGKTHTQALLRLARQRISVLFAMLRDGTFYESRAPKNVELAA; this is translated from the coding sequence ATGTTCGAGATCGAAGACGTGGGCGTGTTCCTCGGCCTGGACGTCGGCAAGTCCGCTCACCACGGGCACGGGCTCACCCCGGCCGGGAAGAAGGTCTTCGACAAGCCGCTGCCGAACAGCGAGCCGAAGCTGCGGGCCGTGTTCGACAAGCTGACCGCGAAGTTCGGCACCGTCCTGGTCATCGTGGACCAGCCCGCCTCCATCGGCGCTCTGCCCCTGGCCGTCGCCCGGGACACCGGCTGTCGCGTCGCCTACCTGCCCGGCCTGGCTATGCGCCGGATCGCCGACCTCTACCCCGGCGAGGCCAAGACCGACGCCAAGGACGCGGCCGTCATTGCCGACGCCGCACGGACCATGCCGCACACCCTGCGCTCGCTCGAACTGACCGACGAGATCACCGCCGAGCTGACCGTGCTGACCGGCTTCGACCAGGACCTGGCCGCCGAGGCCACCCGCACCAGCAACCGGATACGCGGCCTTCTCACCCAGTTCCACCCCAGCCTGGAGCGCGTCCTGGGGCCCCGCCTGGACCACCAAGCCGTCACCTGGCTCCTTGAACGCCACGGCTCCCCGGCCGCCCTGCGCAAAGCCGGCCGACGCCGCCTCGTCGAGCTGATCCGGCCCAAGGCCCCGCGCATGGCCGCACGGCTGATCGACGACATCTTCGACGCCCTGGACGAGCAGACCGTGACCGTTCCCGGCACCGGCACCCTCGACATCGTGGTCCCGTCCCTGGCCCGCTCGCTCGCCGCCGTCCACGAACAGCGCCGGGCCCTGGAAGCCCAGATCAACAGCCTGCTGGAGGCCCACCCTCTTTCCCAAGTCCTGACCTCGATGCCCGGCGTCGGCGTCAGGACCGCCGCAGTCCTGCTGGTCACCGTCGGCGACGGCACCAACTTCCCCACCGCCGCCCACCTGGCTTCCTACGCCGGCCTCGCACCGACGACCAAGTCCTCGGGCACCTCGATCCATGGCGAACACGCGCCCCGCGGCGGGAACCGGCAGCTGAAGCGGGCCATGTTCCTCTCCGCCTTCGCCTGCATAAACGCCGATCCGGCCTCCCGGACCTACTACGACAAGCAGCGAGCCCGCGGCAAAACCCACACCCAAGCCCTTCTCCGCCTCGCCCGCCAGCGCATCAGCGTCCTGTTCGCCATGCTCCGCGACGGCACCTTCTACGAATCGCGGGCGCCCAAGAACGTCGAGCTCGCCGCATAA
- a CDS encoding toll/interleukin-1 receptor domain-containing protein: MTDVFINYRTGDGDKTAALIDQELSRRFGSGRIFRASKSIAPGQAYPDELLTGLRRSAVVLAVIGPDWTNFQSRLHDPEDWVRKEIMEAFNCELAVVPVLDGRKTDRLNRADLPDELAWLTEIQSVPFSTHDTEAGLKRLGDVVADIVPGLRDLDRDAVSPPTPDSVTNSIGDVSGTAVQSRDFTGDVGGTVIKASTGPVHTGQGDIYQNSRNESGGRHFSGNGMTYFEGDHHGDIRHRFGEAQEHEGDDR; encoded by the coding sequence ATGACCGATGTATTCATCAACTACCGCACAGGGGACGGCGACAAGACGGCCGCCCTGATCGACCAGGAGCTCTCGCGTCGCTTCGGCAGTGGCCGGATTTTCCGAGCCTCGAAGTCCATCGCTCCCGGTCAGGCATATCCCGATGAACTGCTGACGGGCCTGCGTCGCAGTGCGGTGGTTCTGGCTGTCATCGGCCCGGACTGGACGAATTTCCAGAGCCGGCTGCACGACCCCGAGGACTGGGTACGCAAGGAGATCATGGAGGCGTTCAACTGTGAGCTTGCCGTCGTTCCCGTACTAGACGGCCGGAAGACCGACCGGCTGAACAGAGCCGACCTGCCTGACGAACTGGCCTGGCTTACAGAGATCCAGTCCGTCCCCTTCAGCACACATGACACCGAGGCAGGTCTGAAACGCCTCGGTGACGTGGTGGCCGACATCGTCCCGGGTCTGCGCGACCTGGACCGGGACGCCGTCTCCCCGCCCACACCGGACTCGGTGACCAACTCGATCGGGGACGTGAGCGGCACGGCCGTACAGAGCCGTGACTTCACCGGCGACGTTGGGGGCACCGTCATCAAAGCCTCCACCGGGCCCGTACACACGGGCCAGGGCGACATCTATCAGAATTCCCGCAATGAGTCGGGCGGCCGGCACTTCTCGGGCAACGGGATGACGTACTTCGAGGGCGATCACCACGGTGACATCAGGCACCGGTTCGGTGAAGCCCAAGAACATGAGGGCGACGACCGGTGA
- a CDS encoding MarR family transcriptional regulator yields MDSPDSDGMLAEQLLRLTRRLQRIQSRQLEPIGITPAQFRLLRTTAHYEGAPRMADLAERLDVVPRAVTTLVDGLEASGRVRRAPDPANRRVVRIEITEEGRAVLRSMRAARKAAAEEILAPLTAEQREVLGGLLTALVDGMPERRRC; encoded by the coding sequence ATGGACTCCCCCGACTCCGACGGCATGCTCGCCGAGCAGCTCCTGCGACTCACGCGCCGCCTCCAGCGCATCCAGAGCCGCCAACTGGAGCCGATAGGCATCACCCCGGCCCAGTTCCGCCTGCTGCGCACGACCGCGCATTACGAGGGCGCGCCCCGGATGGCCGATCTCGCCGAGCGGCTCGACGTCGTCCCCCGGGCGGTGACCACCCTGGTCGACGGCCTGGAGGCGAGCGGCAGGGTGCGGCGCGCCCCGGATCCGGCCAACCGCCGGGTGGTCCGTATCGAGATCACCGAGGAGGGGCGGGCGGTGCTCCGTTCGATGCGCGCCGCGCGGAAGGCGGCCGCGGAGGAGATCCTGGCTCCGTTGACCGCCGAACAGCGTGAGGTGCTCGGCGGTCTGCTCACCGCTCTGGTCGACGGGATGCCGGAGCGCCGCCGCTGCTGA
- a CDS encoding DUF4246 domain-containing protein, translating to MSGLPAFPLPFHASRSKSFATPRTLRELQMMRCSSHIRAKPDWFEKMNDAEIVARWTREALAQGLTEAQVRYVLAELAHYAALRDGRTGIEVSAVDGVWHSDTLIDEELNSRLREAVRILEEVPEAEQDWHPGSGGQVLDLVHPSLFCLVKEVSGAPERAWQNPTDRYSKYEFSERFQWLPTDVDVSAEGDVAFRSYVNNIHPERHHELATVLPDLFARMRPLLENVLTDLRHPRPLRIKADPFGWYDSEPEYPDKSSHGDDEAYTEALHAWEEAMDSWWETRRPVVPDAPAFDPAELPDDSARVDLRGRGLQVIVKLATIRLTPEKPEYPGGSWHVEGMLNERIVSTGIYYWDSENITESRLSFRAALDDPSYEQNDDNGLREVYGLENEDALNQTLGSASTPAGRCLAFPNVLQHRVSSFRLTDSTRPGYRRILAFFLVDPSERIVSTSDVPPQQPWSDTSTMTLEQAKDYREQLMRERKFFVDEHNEQLYEREFSLCEH from the coding sequence TTGTCCGGCCTGCCTGCCTTCCCGCTGCCCTTTCACGCTTCCCGTTCCAAATCGTTCGCGACACCCCGAACGCTGCGGGAACTTCAGATGATGCGGTGCAGCTCCCACATACGGGCGAAGCCGGACTGGTTCGAGAAGATGAACGACGCAGAAATCGTCGCCAGATGGACGCGGGAAGCGCTCGCCCAAGGGCTGACTGAAGCGCAGGTTCGTTACGTACTCGCCGAACTCGCGCACTACGCCGCGCTGCGGGACGGACGAACCGGTATCGAGGTGTCCGCCGTCGATGGCGTGTGGCATTCGGACACGCTGATCGACGAGGAGCTCAATTCCCGGCTGCGCGAGGCCGTCCGGATTCTGGAAGAGGTCCCCGAAGCAGAACAGGACTGGCACCCCGGCTCCGGCGGCCAGGTGCTGGACCTGGTTCACCCCTCCCTGTTCTGCCTGGTGAAAGAGGTGAGCGGCGCGCCCGAGCGGGCCTGGCAGAACCCTACTGACCGCTACTCGAAGTACGAGTTCTCGGAGAGGTTCCAGTGGCTCCCCACGGACGTCGACGTCAGCGCCGAGGGCGATGTCGCCTTCCGTTCGTACGTCAACAACATCCATCCCGAGCGTCATCACGAACTGGCCACCGTCCTGCCGGACCTGTTCGCACGCATGCGCCCGCTGCTGGAGAACGTGCTCACCGATCTGCGCCATCCACGGCCCCTGCGGATCAAGGCCGATCCCTTCGGGTGGTACGACTCGGAGCCGGAGTATCCGGACAAGTCCTCCCACGGTGACGATGAGGCCTACACAGAAGCCCTCCACGCGTGGGAGGAGGCCATGGACAGCTGGTGGGAGACCCGTCGCCCGGTCGTCCCGGACGCCCCGGCCTTCGACCCGGCGGAGTTGCCCGATGACTCCGCCCGCGTCGACCTGCGTGGCCGCGGCCTCCAGGTCATCGTCAAGCTCGCCACCATTCGCCTCACCCCGGAGAAGCCCGAATACCCCGGCGGTTCCTGGCATGTCGAGGGGATGCTGAACGAGCGGATCGTCTCGACCGGCATCTACTACTGGGACAGCGAGAACATCACCGAGAGCCGACTGAGCTTCCGGGCGGCACTCGACGACCCCAGCTACGAACAGAATGACGACAACGGCCTGCGCGAGGTCTACGGCCTGGAGAACGAAGACGCTCTGAACCAGACGCTGGGATCGGCGTCGACTCCCGCCGGCCGCTGCCTGGCGTTCCCGAACGTCCTGCAGCACCGCGTCAGCTCGTTCCGCCTCACGGACTCCACCCGCCCGGGGTATCGCAGAATTCTCGCGTTCTTCCTGGTCGACCCGTCGGAGAGGATCGTCTCGACATCCGATGTGCCGCCGCAACAGCCATGGTCCGACACCTCGACCATGACTCTTGAACAGGCGAAGGACTATCGCGAACAGCTCATGCGGGAACGCAAGTTCTTCGTCGACGAGCACAACGAGCAGCTCTACGAGCGCGAATTCTCCCTCTGCGAGCACTGA